The Jaculus jaculus isolate mJacJac1 chromosome 1, mJacJac1.mat.Y.cur, whole genome shotgun sequence nucleotide sequence TGGACACGATGTGCTtgtcaaattgccctctaaatggtTATGCTCATACTCATAGATGAGTGTTGCTCTCAACCTTGGTTAGAAAGGTGCTTTTTGCAGTGAACAGTGGTTACTTCAAGAGCCTCTTAACtggtcaaaatgctgagaataaatgcTGGATGCTAAGCACTAAGTGAGGTATCTATATATCACACTCCCCAAGGTTCCAGGAACACTGAGAAAAATGGGacagaaaaaatttaagagccagaggaaggggagatgtgctgtggaatgctgtcttgcAGACCGAATATGGCCAATGCATCCATGAGCTCAGAGCAGCTGTGTTTATCTGCACAAGATTGGGCCTGTCAACATTCCTTCATTgcagagctgggggggggggcatggactAGTGTAGGCACTGGTAAGCTGCCCATATGCTCCAGTAAATGcacccccacccatgctcatgcaagaaGCCCCGATTAAACGTGTgggccacaaacacacacaccatcaaaGTAGAAGGGGGACAAGTTGGGAAGAAAGAATCTGATGGATGTGAGAAGGTAGTAGTAGGtgaatataaaatacatacacacacacacacacacacacacacacatatgtatatatataatatacatgtataaaattgtcaacaggtaaataaatttcaagaaatgaaaatggcccCTCTTCCACCAAGTAGGATACATGGCTGACAACAGTTCTTGCTTTGGAACAGCTGCGGAGACCCTCCTGCATTTGAAAGCTGAGACCACACACAGGTCCCTGCAGCAGTCCCTCAGTCGCCCAAGAGGCTGCCGCTGGAGAGCTTTGGCCCAGACACTGGCGACCCAGGCTCTAGTTCACCTTACTAAGTACTTTGATAAGTGAAGGACCATCCCTGGATCTCAGTTCTCTTCCTGTGCACAGGGATAAAGCTGTCTGGGTCCAGCCACCTCTCAGGGTAAAAGGGAGTACTCTGTCCATTCCCCCTCCCAGTGCTTGTACCTGAGGCGGCTTCTGCTGACCAGGTGTGAGCTGGAACCTGCCAAATCCTGGTCCGTTTCCAAGATAAGCTGCTGGCTGGCCGCGGTGGGCAGGCTCTCCAGAGTCTTATGGAGCAACCTGGCTTTGCTCACCTTGATGCCTTCGTACAACACAGCCAGGAGCAGGACCACCAACACTGAAAGGGCCATGCCTGTGAACAGAGGCCAAGTCGAGAAAGAGATCCTGGTAGTCCATGTAGTACTACAGTGACAGTGCAGATGATAATGTACTATTTCAAAAAAGCTCAGGGAGGATTTTGCATGCTTTTTGCCACAAATAAATGATAGTTGTTTGGAAAGAGAGAAATGCCTGCCTGATTCGAATGTTGCCTAACACATACATGGATTGCAACATCACATGGTACTGAATAAATATGTGTTATTTTTTCcaattaaaaataagctgggcctggtggtgcaggcctgtaagctgagatattcaggaggctgaggtagaggattacaagttcaaggccatcctggactatagagtgagtgcaTGGCCAGCCTGGCTGATGAGACCCTGGCTCTAAATAGAAAGTAAAgatatatagctcagtagtaagaATGTTCTGAGCATGTACAGGACCCTAGGTTTAATTCCTAATCCCACAAAACTaccaaataaaataagcaaaccaGGGTGCAgagacctgggccagcaagcacTGTTTCCCTTCCAACCATGCTTCTGGGAACTGGCGCAGGTGCATCCACTCCATCCACCTCTCTTTTCCTCATTAAGTTCAGAACTTTGTCTCTTTCCCCTCCAGACCTGTCTTGGCAGTGACAGCCGAGGGGTGCGTGTGGAGAAGCCTCACAGCACTGTCACAGGCACTGCCAGCAGTCTGTACAGACCTGTCAGGATTCAGTGTGGTCCTGTTACCCACaggtatgcaaaaaaaaaaaaaaaaaaggaagacaggaTATATAGCAAAGGACTAATAATTatcttaggggctggggagatggttctgtagttagaagcacttgcttgcaaactctgacaagccttagttcaattctccagccacccacataaagctggatgcaaaaagtgatgcatgggTCTGCCATCctattgcagtggcaagagacataagccccccccccacacacacacacaaataaagtcaTCTTAGAGACTTATAcaagtagggttttttttttcccaattttatcTGTGAGTATGCACTacttccatttaaaattttttgaaatattatttatttgcaagcagagagagagagaggagacagagaatgaacagatcaggggctccagccattgcaaataaattccagctgcatgtgccactttgtgcatctggttttatgtgggtgttggagaactgaactcacATTGTTAGTCTTTgtgggcaagggccttaactgctaagccatctctccaaccctgcactacttttatagaaaaaaatatcccGATGAATTATTTTACAGAAAATAGTTCTTACTAGAAGTGGTATGTAAAATTAACTCCAACAGTACCGCTCTTTATGAGATAAATGGTTGAGCTGAGGTATTTTATTGGGCTATATGACAAGAATATATATTTGGggttggtcatggtggcacatgcctgcagtcTCAGCATTTATAAGGCTAAAGTAGGtgtactgagtttgaggccagtctggcttTATATAGTAAGACCCCGtgtatcagaaagaaagaaagaggccaggcgtggtggtgcatgcctttaatgccagtacttgggaggcagaggtaggaagatcaccatgagttcaaggccacccagagactacatagtgaattccaggtcagcctgaactagagtgagaacctacctcaaaaaaacaaaaataaaaaataaataaataaaaagaaagaggggttggggagatgcctgcaaagcctaacaacccaagttacatgggtactagataaTCATTgtaaaacccatgtaaaagcagatgcacaaagtggtgaatgcatctggagtttatttgcaatgactagcggccctggcacacccattcatattctttctctctttctccttctctcacacctttaatcccagcactcaggaggcagaggtagaaggattactgtgagtttgaggccagtctgggctagagtgagactttacctcaaaaagcaagaagggagagagggagggagggaaggcagaagggaaaggaaggagagaaggagtgagggagggataaagaaaaaaaatacttatttggtcTCTGTCTTGGTTTCCTGGTACATGACTTCCAAAATCTCTAAAAGCCAGTGGTGACTTTTTGTGTGATGACTTGTAGCTGGGGCTTCTAGACAGTCTCAGGAGGGGAACCATATGAGGGTTGGAAGTGTTGGTCTCATCCTCAACTTCTAGAGAGGTGACAGGGGCTGTAGGCTGTTGGTCACTAGTGGCCAATGACTTACTCATGCTGCTGGACAGCCATTAGGAACTAGGATTTGCAGAGTCAGAACTTTGCCTCTTTCTGCCCCACCTCCTCTGCCTTGTGAGGAGCAATGAGAAAAAGAGCTTTTGCAACTCACAGGGTAGTAGTTATAAGTCTAATTCTAAGTGCAAACCCTCTGTTCCATTTATGCCTTAAAATGCCCACTGACAATAATGTGACCCCAGATTCTCCACTACTGTAGGACCTGCCAAGCTACAAGCCTGAGCCTCCCGATTCTTACCTGCAGGACTGTGGACACTCCAGAAATCAAACAGAAGCACAGCTTTGTCTGAGAAGATGAAATGCATCTGAAAGAGAAGGGGGTCTGATCACAGGACTTCAGACTGTAGAAGCCCTGCTTCCAAATCCTCTCCAGCAGCCCAGAAAAATGGGGATGTGGGTCTTGCTAGAAGGAACATTAGAGGTCAATGGGGCCAACTGAGGCTATATAGAGAAGCCACTTGCAAGTGGGTTGGCATCACCTGTAACTGAACTGGCCCTGCTCCATGTGGAAGAGGTCAGGGGAGCCCACTCCCACAGGGATAGCAGGGATGCCACCTCTGTGCCCTCCAAACCCAGTGGGCAGCCCAAGACCAAGCCTTGACTGCTGACCTAGCCCTTCTGCTGGATCCAAGCCTGGATCCCTGGAGCCAGCAGGGTGTCTCTTTGTCCTGCTGAATCTGCACAGATGCAGCAGTGTTTGTCACACAGCAGCCCAAGAGTAGCTTCTTACATATGTCTACCACATGGCCACTGATTCACTAAACTCTTTGCTGAGCCCAGTGTGTGTCCAGCTTTGAGGAGGATGATTAGTGTCTCTGCTCTGGATGAGTCTGCTGCTCTGCAGGCCCATTTATGAGTGCCTGATTGATCCTGGGTCCAGGGTGGCACCATGGATTTATCATACATGTTTAGATGTCACAGTAGTTCCTTGTGTGACAGAGATAATCAGGTTCATTTCACGGGAAGGAAAACTTGGGAGAGGTGCCTCAGAAAAGTAATTTGCAGGTGGACATGAATCTGGCAAAGCTGGAATTCAGACCTGAGGCTAGGTGGACCCTATAGATCCGTGCACTCTCCCAGGAACCAAGATAAGAGCATGAGATGGGAGCTGGATGCCAACTTTAGATGCCTAGCCAGTCTTAGGGACTATGCAGGTCTGATGGGTTGCCCTCTCCAAGAAGGGCAGATCCCTCCGGTCACCTGGTAAGGCTACTAGGCCAGCATAGTGACCTGCAGATGGTGGCAGGCCTCACCAGCTGAAGAGATCCTGGGCCAACATTATAATACTTGAAGGGCACAGCTAGCAGTATCTTCAGAGAATTTTTGGTTCtctggccttttctttctttctttctttcttttttttttgccacggCTAATCAAACTTTTCTGTCACTACTATGATGTAAGACATTGAGCTCTGGGTGAGAAGAGGAGAAAGGTTGGAGCTCTGCTGAAATGCAGTTTTTAAGTCACTGCTTTGTCAGGCTTGGTGGTACTGGCCTGTAAGTCCCAGCTACttgaagctgaggaaggagggacTGAGGGTCAAGGactgtctgggctacatagtgggttccatgtcagcctgggcaacttagtgagatcctgtcttgaaatttattttaattttaaaaaaatattttgtttatttgcaaggagagagagaatgaaaatgggcatgccagggtctcctgccactgaaaacaaaccccagatatatcatcatcatcatcattattattttgagatagggtctcactctagctcaagatgacctggacttcactatgtaatctcagggtggccttgaactcatggtgatcctcccacctctgcctcccaagtgctgggactaaaggcatgtgctaccacgaccagctaatttttttttattaaagtaaaaaagaagGCTAGAGATATAGTTTAgtgatagaacacttgcctaactTGTGTGATCCCCATATTTAATCTCTAACACtataaaaaaagagggctggggaaatagttcaggggttaaaggagcttgcttgcaaagtctgccaacctggagttcaattcctcaatccCTACAAAGCCGgatgggattcatttgcagtggcaagagacactggcacacccatacacaaattaaattaatatattaatttaaaacattaatctgggctggagagatggatttgtggttaaggcacttgcttgcaaagccaaaggacccaggctcaatacccaagtgcccatgtaaagctagatacacaaggaggcacatgcatctggagtttgtttgcagtggctggaggccctggcataccaattctctatctgcctctctctcaaataaataaataaatactttaaaaatattttattctcatttatttgatagagaaatagggaaagggagtgagagaatgggcgctccagggcatccagccactacaaacgaactccagatgcatgctcccccttgtgcatctggctaacgtggatcctggggaatcgaatctgggtcctttggcctggcaggcaaatgccttaaccactaagcaatccctccagccctaaataaatactttaaaaaatatggatCCAGTCCAACTCCCACCATCCTCCACCCCATTTCATTTGCAGATGGGAAACACTGAGTCTAAGAGGAAAAGAGATTTGATTTAGGTTTCACAAGCAGCTGCCCAGTTGCTCTCATGTGTGTTCCTGAGGAGAGGCCCTGGAGAAAGAGGGTGGGTCTCCAGAAGGCTGTGGGAGTCAGGCTGAAGCAAGCTTCAGATGGTCAGGCAGATTTCTCGGCTGTCATTTGGTCTGGAAGCTACACTATTGCGCATTCTATGGCCTCCTCAAAACCAGAGACATAAGCTTCTCTTCACAATTGACAACCCTAAGCCATACATGTCAAGCCTTCTCtacctctccccatctcaaaatTTAGCAACAAAGGAGATAGTGAAAAATGGTAGACTGAGTCTAGGAGTTGGAGCAAATGGTACCTGTGAATGGAGCTCTCTTGGGTCTCAGTACTTGCTGAGGGAAGCTGGAAGGAAGTACTGGGAAGGTCTCTACATAAAATGATACAGTCAAGTCAACGTCTTTCCTACATCCATCAAAGCATTTCTCAAAAGACTTTACATGAAACTGCCTCTCTGCTGGCTAGCTgccagtgctagaaagtgctgtgCAGGCTGTGGGGGAGAAAAACCATCGACATTGGGTCCTACAAGCTAtacaaccaaccagccaggcaagacgtGCCCACTGATGCAATAATGGTATATAAATtgtggggtaaccaactgctgtctgGATTTGAGGGATgttccatggaagggaattcatgcccagtaaggaaaaatgagtcaaaagcctatggctgggagagTCAGAGGCCCTAGAGGGGAAGGTACCGCTGTTCTTtaaataaatggatatgttgcacctatcaaattgccttctaaatgtttGTGTTTATACCCATTAATTAGTGCTAAtgtcactcttggttagagaagcttcctttttttttaactttttttttttggaggtagggtctcactgtagcccaggctgacttggaattcactatggaatctcaaggtggcctcgaactcatggcaatcctcctacctctgcctcccgagtgctgggattaaaggcatgcgccaccacgcccagacccccactttttttttccaaggtagggtctctagtccaggatgacctggaatttactgtgtagtctcgaactcacagtgatcctcctacctctgcctcccgagtgctggaattaaaggtgtgcatcaccacaccccacccggcagagaagcttctttttgcagatggtggtaacAATtgaggagacccaagactcatcaaggtaATGAGAAGTGGCATTTGAGTACTCAACACAGGAGGTGGTCTCTACCACACCTATCAGGTTTCAGTAGCACTgcaaa carries:
- the Slc31a2 gene encoding probable low affinity copper uptake protein 2 isoform X1 — protein: MGMHFIFSDKAVLLFDFWSVHSPAGMALSVLVVLLLAVLYEGIKVSKARLLHKTLESLPTAASQQLILETDQDLAGSSSHLVSRSRLRWFLCHSGQSVVHVIQVVIGYFVMLAVMSYNTWIFLGVVLGSAVGYFLAYPLLHMV
- the Slc31a2 gene encoding probable low affinity copper uptake protein 2 isoform X2, whose product is MGMHFIFSDKAVLLFDFWSVHSPAGMALSVLVVLLLAVLYEGIKVSKARLLHKTLESLPTAASQQLILETDQDLAGSSSHLVSRSRLRKKLKPKKQPHS